From Aliarcobacter butzleri, the proteins below share one genomic window:
- a CDS encoding efflux RND transporter permease subunit: MIAKFFVNRPIFAWVISLVIMIAGTVSLYTLPVEQYPDIAPPQINISTTYTGASAETVENSVTQIIEQQLTGLDGMIYFSSSSSSTGNARISVTFQQGTDPDTAQVQVQNKVSAILSRLPEDVQRQGVRVVKSQTDFLLLASVYDETRKAQKIDIADYLVSNLQDSIARIDGVGEVQVYGGQYAMRIWLDPIKLESYNLMPSDIQSAINAQNSQASAGSLGALPTLENQQLSVIVTARSKFKVVQEFENIIVKSNVDGSFVKIKDVAKVEIGSQSYNVVTSLNGYPSSGIAIQLASGANAVKTANAIKDFLAKSEASLPEGYKIDYPRDSTLFIKASIKEVVKTLFEAILLVIAVMYIFLKNYRATLIPAIAVPVVILGTFGILNILGYSINTLTMFGMVLSIGLLVDDAIVVVENVERNMSENNLSPKEATILSMQEITSALIGVATVLSVVFLPMAFFSGSTGVIYRQFSITIISSMVLSVVVALTLTPALCATILKPHKEQEESNKKGFIYWFTKKFEELTKRYKNILHKILESPKKYMFIYILIIGILAVFFMKLPTSFLPKEDQGSLMVRYTLPVGAVSSRTVDIAENIKNYFLTEEKNNVNSVFTISGISSQNSGMAYVSLKSWDLRSGYENTSEVIAQRASKTFSNPNSPYFIRDAKIFTMSPPVVQGLGATDGFTFQLQADAGTTREKLAQVKDKVLEQAEQNEKISSIRSDDSEDTPQLKIVYDMEKAFSLGLSIKDIDSTLSAAWGGIYVNDFIDRSRVKRVYIQGEAPYRSKPEDLYTWKVKNSNGTMTSFREFATTSWEYGPTELTRYNGFASYELEGSAALGVSSGVAMDEMDKIADSQASGTMHAWSGASYQERLSSGQAGILYAISILVIFLCLAALYESWSVPFSILMVIPLGVVGAVLAVYFRGLDNDVYFQVALLTTIGLVAKNAILIVEFVDTLYKKGVPLIEAAIKGATLRLRPIVMTSLAFIAGIIPLAISTGAGANSRISIGTGIIGGTITATILAIFFVPLFFVLIKNIFSKKENTHE; the protein is encoded by the coding sequence ATGATTGCTAAATTTTTTGTTAATCGTCCAATTTTTGCTTGGGTTATCTCTTTAGTTATTATGATTGCAGGAACAGTATCACTTTATACTCTTCCAGTAGAACAATATCCTGATATTGCACCTCCACAGATAAATATTTCTACAACTTATACAGGTGCTTCTGCTGAAACAGTTGAAAATAGTGTTACACAAATAATAGAACAGCAACTAACAGGACTTGATGGAATGATATATTTTTCATCATCAAGTTCATCAACAGGAAATGCAAGAATAAGTGTAACTTTTCAACAAGGAACAGACCCAGATACTGCACAAGTTCAAGTGCAAAACAAAGTTTCAGCTATTCTTTCAAGACTTCCAGAAGATGTACAAAGACAAGGTGTTAGAGTTGTAAAATCTCAAACAGATTTTTTATTATTAGCTTCTGTATATGATGAAACTAGAAAAGCACAAAAAATTGATATTGCTGATTATTTAGTAAGTAATTTACAAGATAGTATTGCAAGAATTGATGGAGTTGGAGAAGTCCAAGTTTATGGTGGTCAATATGCTATGCGTATTTGGTTAGACCCAATAAAATTAGAATCTTATAACCTTATGCCATCAGATATCCAATCAGCAATAAATGCTCAAAACTCACAAGCTAGTGCCGGAAGTTTAGGTGCTTTACCAACTTTAGAAAATCAACAACTCTCTGTTATAGTAACTGCTAGATCAAAATTCAAAGTTGTTCAAGAGTTTGAAAATATTATAGTAAAAAGCAATGTTGATGGCTCATTTGTAAAAATAAAAGATGTAGCAAAAGTTGAAATTGGTTCACAATCATATAATGTTGTTACAAGTTTAAATGGATATCCATCTTCAGGAATTGCAATACAACTTGCAAGTGGAGCAAATGCTGTAAAAACTGCAAATGCAATTAAAGATTTTTTAGCAAAATCAGAAGCTTCACTTCCTGAAGGTTATAAAATAGATTATCCAAGAGATTCAACTTTATTCATCAAAGCTTCAATAAAAGAAGTTGTTAAAACGCTTTTTGAAGCCATTTTATTAGTTATTGCTGTTATGTATATTTTCTTAAAAAATTATAGAGCTACACTTATTCCTGCAATTGCAGTTCCAGTTGTAATTTTAGGAACTTTTGGTATTTTAAATATCTTAGGATATTCAATAAATACTCTTACTATGTTTGGAATGGTTTTATCCATTGGACTTTTAGTTGATGATGCTATCGTAGTTGTTGAAAATGTTGAAAGAAATATGAGTGAAAATAATCTTTCACCAAAAGAAGCAACTATCCTTTCAATGCAGGAAATAACAAGTGCGTTAATTGGAGTGGCAACTGTACTTTCTGTTGTATTTTTACCAATGGCATTTTTTAGTGGTTCAACAGGAGTTATTTATAGACAATTTTCTATTACAATTATTTCATCAATGGTTCTTTCTGTTGTTGTCGCTTTAACTTTAACTCCTGCACTTTGTGCAACTATTTTAAAACCACATAAAGAACAAGAAGAGAGTAACAAAAAAGGTTTTATTTATTGGTTTACAAAAAAATTTGAAGAACTCACAAAAAGATATAAAAATATATTACATAAAATTTTAGAATCACCCAAAAAATATATGTTTATTTATATTTTAATTATTGGAATATTAGCTGTCTTTTTTATGAAACTTCCTACAAGTTTTTTACCAAAAGAAGACCAAGGAAGTCTAATGGTACGATACACTTTACCTGTTGGAGCAGTTAGTTCAAGAACGGTTGATATTGCAGAGAATATAAAAAATTATTTTTTAACAGAAGAAAAAAATAATGTAAATAGTGTATTTACTATCTCAGGAATTAGTAGTCAAAATTCTGGTATGGCATATGTTTCACTAAAAAGTTGGGATTTAAGAAGTGGTTATGAAAATACTTCTGAAGTTATAGCACAAAGAGCATCTAAGACATTTTCAAATCCAAATTCACCTTATTTTATTAGAGATGCAAAAATATTTACGATGAGTCCTCCTGTAGTTCAAGGATTGGGTGCAACAGATGGATTTACTTTCCAACTTCAAGCAGATGCTGGAACAACTAGAGAAAAATTAGCCCAAGTAAAAGATAAAGTTTTAGAACAAGCAGAACAAAATGAAAAAATCAGCTCAATTCGTTCTGATGATTCTGAAGATACTCCTCAATTAAAAATAGTTTATGATATGGAAAAAGCATTTTCATTAGGATTATCTATAAAAGATATTGATAGTACTTTAAGCGCTGCTTGGGGTGGTATTTATGTAAATGACTTTATAGACCGTTCAAGAGTAAAAAGGGTATATATCCAAGGTGAAGCTCCTTATAGATCAAAACCTGAAGATTTATATACTTGGAAAGTTAAAAACTCAAATGGTACGATGACATCTTTTAGAGAGTTTGCTACTACTTCATGGGAATATGGTCCTACAGAGCTTACTCGCTATAATGGTTTTGCATCTTATGAGTTAGAAGGTTCAGCAGCACTTGGAGTTAGTTCTGGAGTTGCTATGGATGAAATGGATAAAATTGCTGATTCTCAAGCATCTGGAACAATGCACGCTTGGAGTGGAGCTTCTTATCAAGAAAGGCTATCTTCAGGACAAGCTGGAATATTATATGCAATATCTATTTTAGTAATATTTTTATGTCTTGCTGCACTTTATGAAAGTTGGTCAGTTCCTTTTTCTATTTTGATGGTCATTCCTTTAGGAGTTGTTGGAGCAGTATTAGCTGTTTATTTTAGAGGTTTAGACAATGATGTATATTTTCAAGTTGCACTTTTAACAACTATTGGATTAGTTGCAAAAAATGCTATTTTGATTGTAGAGTTTGTTGATACTTTATATAAAAAAGGTGTTCCCTTGATAGAAGCTGCCATAAAGGGAGCAACTTTGAGACTAAGACCTATTGTTATGACTTCATTAGCGTTTATTGCAGGTATTATTCCTCTTGCAATATCAACAGGAGCAGGAGCAAATAGTAGGATTTCTATTGGAACAGGAATCATTGGAGGAACAATAACTGCTACAATCCTAGCTATATTTTTCGTACCACTATTTTTTGTTTTAATAAAAAATATTTTTTCAAAAAAAGAGAATACTCATGAATAA
- a CDS encoding efflux transporter outer membrane subunit, translating to MNKINISIILTTILFSGCTLTPNLETLDSNVIPQTFKNNSVENSSDDLSLVKPNWENFVQDETLKKVVSLALENNKDLKIALLNIESARATYRIARADNFPTFDAKGSATHSKSMNSENSTSISHNYSANISASYEIDLFGKVRSLSQSALDSFLSTQYAANATKISLISETITAWITLAIHQEQLKLATETVKNLEKVYELTQKRYLAGVVSKTDVFDAKASLNEAQISVISYSNSVEQDKNALELIVAQPLNDDLLPKSFETHTSWLMLVKPAISSNILLGRPDIMQAEYNLKSKNANIGAARAAFFPTISLTANSGIASRSLSDLFNGNAQNVWSFSPNISIPIFSGGENMANLDYTYAQRDIALQEYEKSIQTAFKEVNDTLVIRKTINEQIQKQKELVEAVSKSYEISLNSYKIGIGSFLNVLTSQRTLINAQQTLINNYSLELTNRVNLYSVFGGNEKIN from the coding sequence ATGAATAAAATAAATATCTCTATAATCCTAACGACTATTTTATTTAGTGGTTGTACTTTAACTCCTAACTTAGAAACACTTGATTCAAATGTTATTCCTCAAACTTTTAAAAATAATTCAGTAGAAAATAGTTCAGATGATCTATCTTTAGTAAAACCAAATTGGGAAAACTTTGTACAAGACGAAACATTAAAAAAAGTTGTAAGTTTAGCACTTGAAAATAATAAGGATTTAAAAATTGCACTTTTAAATATAGAATCTGCACGTGCAACTTATAGAATTGCAAGAGCAGATAACTTTCCAACTTTTGATGCAAAAGGAAGTGCAACACACTCAAAAAGTATGAACTCAGAAAATAGCACTTCTATTTCACATAACTATTCCGCAAATATAAGTGCATCTTACGAAATAGATTTATTTGGAAAAGTAAGAAGTTTAAGTCAAAGTGCTTTGGATAGTTTTCTTTCTACTCAATACGCAGCAAACGCAACAAAAATTAGTTTAATATCTGAAACAATAACTGCTTGGATAACTTTAGCAATTCATCAAGAACAGCTAAAACTTGCTACTGAAACGGTAAAAAATCTTGAAAAGGTTTATGAACTTACACAAAAAAGATATTTAGCTGGTGTTGTTTCAAAAACAGATGTATTTGATGCAAAAGCCTCTTTAAATGAAGCACAAATTAGTGTTATTTCATACTCAAATTCAGTAGAACAAGATAAAAATGCACTTGAACTTATAGTTGCTCAGCCATTAAACGATGATTTATTACCTAAAAGTTTTGAAACTCATACAAGTTGGCTAATGTTAGTAAAACCAGCTATTTCATCAAATATTTTATTAGGACGTCCTGATATAATGCAAGCAGAATATAATCTAAAATCAAAAAATGCAAATATAGGAGCAGCAAGAGCTGCGTTTTTCCCTACTATTTCTTTAACTGCAAATAGTGGAATAGCAAGTCGAAGTTTAAGTGATTTATTTAATGGAAATGCTCAAAATGTATGGAGTTTTTCTCCAAATATATCTATTCCAATCTTTAGTGGTGGAGAAAATATGGCAAATTTAGATTACACTTATGCACAAAGAGATATTGCCTTACAAGAATATGAAAAATCTATACAAACTGCATTTAAAGAAGTAAATGATACTTTAGTTATTAGAAAAACTATAAATGAGCAAATTCAAAAACAAAAAGAGTTAGTTGAAGCTGTATCAAAAAGTTATGAGATATCTTTGAATTCGTATAAAATAGGTATTGGTTCTTTTTTAAATGTTTTAACTTCTCAAAGAACACTTATAAATGCTCAACAAACTCTTATAAATAACTATTCTTTAGAACTAACAAATAGAGTAAATTTATATAGTGTTTTTGGCGGGAATGAAAAAATAAATTAA
- a CDS encoding TonB-dependent siderophore receptor, protein MMHLKAKIITSASAILLCGSLFAQDVYTVKNMSLKQALEKISKESKLAYIVDESLISGKTAPNIENVQGLKNALNQVLKGSGLEATIEKGTIIIEKIVGQGTVLETISVNEGYSNGSAENGYVTKEISGVGLWDRRSLQDTPYQMSVVSQDMLENSASGVDQIFKMNPVVQVTRSSTSSHSWNTPEINIRGFSASGNHILDGIPFSWVEGIMPEELERMEVLNGLSGFLYGVGYVGGSTNYVTKKPTLERLTNVTVGTTGNEAAYAHIDLGGKIDEKGKFTYRLNALKQDGETSIKDQNIDRELITGALDWRATDNLILSFDASHKKTRIDKLTASFSSNQSINNLDPKQGYAPDWTYSDASQDRLGFKSLWQINDNVKLRTGYIHLDHENDMNMPYVYDNYDGTYRLNYYRTWPHTSTTQGAYVYTDIDFDTFGVEHTLTIGGSGNKTKSKSIDGAYEWDLVGNYTLNELNNALEPIYRGSSDNKKYVSGRNEKTNLMIGDDIRFNDQWSALVGFNYAKTEEKNYNINGDRTGGYDADEVTPSVSLIFKPFEDLTTYVTYMESLENGLKVECANCNNNGSVLDPYVSKQYEAGAKYSVSENLLLSSALFRIEKANRYDKDLPSGMKEVTQDGLEIHEGLELTATGKVTDNLTIVGGGTIMNLEIDKAASNEGKKPTDTASKMAKLYAEYDISAVKGLTLTGGAYYTGESYRDGANTDVIPSYTVYDGGLRYKTKLDKYPTTFIMNVTNLTDKKYWRSSTSFGEPRNLAFSMKMEF, encoded by the coding sequence ATGATGCATTTAAAGGCGAAGATTATAACTTCTGCTAGTGCAATACTACTTTGTGGTAGTTTATTTGCACAAGATGTTTATACAGTAAAAAATATGAGTTTGAAACAAGCTTTAGAAAAAATCTCAAAAGAATCAAAACTTGCATATATCGTAGATGAAAGTTTAATAAGTGGAAAAACTGCTCCAAATATAGAAAATGTTCAAGGTCTAAAAAATGCACTAAATCAAGTATTAAAAGGAAGTGGACTTGAAGCAACTATCGAAAAAGGTACTATTATCATAGAAAAAATTGTTGGTCAAGGAACAGTATTAGAAACAATTTCTGTAAATGAAGGTTATAGTAATGGAAGTGCGGAAAATGGTTATGTAACAAAAGAGATAAGTGGAGTTGGACTTTGGGATAGAAGAAGTTTACAAGATACACCTTACCAAATGAGTGTAGTTTCACAAGATATGCTTGAAAATAGTGCAAGTGGAGTTGACCAAATTTTTAAGATGAATCCTGTTGTTCAAGTTACAAGAAGTTCGACTTCTTCTCATAGTTGGAATACACCAGAAATAAATATAAGAGGTTTTAGTGCATCAGGAAATCATATTCTAGATGGAATACCTTTTTCTTGGGTAGAAGGGATTATGCCAGAAGAACTTGAGCGAATGGAAGTTTTAAATGGTTTATCAGGTTTTTTATATGGAGTTGGATATGTGGGTGGATCAACTAACTATGTAACAAAAAAGCCAACGTTAGAAAGACTTACAAATGTTACAGTAGGAACTACTGGAAATGAAGCAGCTTATGCACATATAGACTTAGGTGGAAAAATAGATGAAAAAGGAAAATTCACTTATAGACTAAATGCTTTAAAACAAGATGGTGAAACTTCTATAAAAGATCAAAATATTGATAGAGAATTAATTACAGGAGCACTAGATTGGAGAGCTACAGATAATTTAATTTTATCTTTTGATGCTTCTCATAAAAAGACAAGAATAGATAAATTGACGGCTTCATTTAGTAGTAATCAATCGATAAATAATTTAGATCCAAAACAAGGTTATGCCCCTGATTGGACTTATTCTGATGCTTCTCAAGATAGATTGGGATTCAAATCTTTATGGCAAATCAATGATAATGTTAAACTTAGAACGGGATATATTCATCTTGATCATGAAAATGATATGAATATGCCATATGTATATGATAATTATGATGGAACATATAGACTTAACTATTATAGAACATGGCCTCATACATCAACAACACAAGGAGCTTATGTTTATACTGATATTGACTTTGATACTTTTGGAGTTGAACATACTTTGACTATTGGTGGTTCAGGAAACAAAACTAAAAGTAAAAGTATAGATGGTGCATATGAATGGGATTTAGTAGGAAATTACACTTTAAATGAGTTAAATAATGCTCTAGAACCAATTTATAGAGGAAGTTCAGATAATAAAAAATATGTATCAGGACGTAATGAAAAAACAAATCTTATGATAGGTGATGATATTAGATTCAATGACCAATGGAGTGCTTTAGTTGGATTTAACTATGCAAAAACTGAAGAAAAGAATTATAATATAAATGGAGATAGAACTGGTGGATATGATGCAGATGAAGTAACTCCGAGTGTATCTTTAATTTTTAAACCATTTGAAGATTTAACAACTTATGTTACATATATGGAATCTTTGGAAAATGGATTGAAAGTTGAATGTGCAAATTGTAATAATAATGGAAGTGTTCTTGACCCTTATGTAAGTAAACAATATGAAGCTGGAGCAAAATATTCAGTGTCAGAAAATCTACTTTTAAGTTCAGCATTGTTTAGAATAGAAAAAGCAAATAGATATGATAAGGATTTACCAAGTGGAATGAAAGAGGTAACTCAAGATGGATTGGAAATTCATGAAGGTTTAGAGTTAACTGCAACAGGAAAAGTAACTGATAATTTAACAATTGTTGGTGGTGGAACAATTATGAATTTAGAAATAGATAAAGCTGCATCAAATGAAGGTAAGAAACCGACAGATACTGCTTCTAAAATGGCAAAACTTTATGCAGAGTATGATATTTCTGCAGTTAAAGGTTTAACTCTGACTGGTGGAGCATATTATACAGGAGAGTCTTATAGAGATGGTGCAAATACAGATGTTATACCTTCTTATACAGTTTATGATGGAGGACTTAGATATAAAACTAAGTTAGATAAATATCCTACAACTTTTATAATGAATGTTACAAATTTAACTGATAAAAAATACTGGAGAAGCTCAACATCTTTTGGTGAGCCAAGAAATCTTGCATTTTCTATGAAAATGGAGTTTTAA
- a CDS encoding FecR family protein, translated as MKDKIKDKAIHWVACKKEGLTFEQEKEFEIWLKEDEEHQKAFEEANLVYSIFQNIPKNHTQTLSKNALKEAKKIKFIEKTVKPFIGMAAILCGLFIGYKFFIPEYEKDYKTQFSSLKQEILPDGSKLSIDTKSNLQIEYFKDKRKVFLENGQVLFEVAKDKSRPFIITSGKTSIEVVGTKFEVKNLEHITTVSVEEGVVKVSFNNHTLLPNQDISLLKKGEKIVISDLGKITYLGKTDIEEIAPWRNDELIFRKITLKEAFDTFSRYQDLKVEFQNKNFENKLFSGKFNTLEIDKFLFAIQKIYPIKIVKSENKITVN; from the coding sequence TTGAAAGATAAAATCAAAGACAAAGCTATACATTGGGTTGCCTGTAAAAAAGAGGGTTTGACTTTCGAGCAAGAAAAAGAGTTTGAAATCTGGCTAAAAGAAGATGAAGAACATCAAAAAGCTTTTGAAGAAGCAAATCTAGTTTATAGTATTTTTCAAAATATTCCTAAAAATCACACTCAAACATTAAGTAAAAATGCTTTAAAAGAAGCAAAAAAAATCAAATTTATAGAAAAAACTGTTAAACCTTTTATTGGAATGGCTGCTATTTTATGTGGATTATTTATAGGATATAAGTTTTTTATTCCAGAATATGAAAAAGATTATAAAACACAATTTAGTAGTTTAAAACAAGAGATTTTACCTGATGGTTCAAAACTTTCAATTGATACAAAATCAAATTTACAAATAGAGTATTTCAAAGATAAAAGAAAAGTTTTTTTAGAAAATGGGCAAGTTTTATTTGAAGTTGCAAAAGACAAATCAAGACCATTTATAATAACTTCAGGAAAAACATCAATAGAAGTAGTTGGTACAAAGTTTGAAGTTAAAAATTTAGAACATATTACAACTGTTAGTGTTGAAGAAGGAGTTGTAAAAGTAAGTTTCAATAATCACACATTATTACCAAATCAAGATATTTCACTTTTAAAAAAAGGTGAAAAAATAGTAATAAGTGATTTAGGAAAGATAACTTATCTTGGAAAAACAGATATAGAAGAGATTGCTCCTTGGAGAAATGATGAACTTATTTTTAGAAAAATCACTTTAAAAGAGGCTTTTGATACTTTTTCTAGATATCAAGATTTGAAAGTTGAATTTCAAAATAAAAATTTTGAAAATAAACTTTTTAGTGGAAAGTTTAATACTCTTGAAATAGACAAATTTTTATTTGCTATCCAAAAAATCTATCCTATTAAAATAGTAAAAAGTGAAAACAAAATAACTGTAAATTAG
- a CDS encoding RNA polymerase sigma factor gives MLEYYKEILNYVSKLVGDKESAKDIAQETFVRVMELDSNKQINRSFLYKTARNIVIDELRKNKKFSHVEFLEETYSIPKYEQPDEIVIEDNQYKNLMKIVNTLPSRSKEAFIFHAIDGYSRKEIAEIMGISQNAVEKHITRATKKLQEKLTNKVGQLER, from the coding sequence ATGTTAGAATACTATAAAGAGATATTAAACTATGTTTCCAAACTTGTAGGAGATAAGGAATCAGCAAAAGATATTGCTCAAGAAACTTTTGTAAGAGTGATGGAACTAGATTCCAATAAACAAATCAATCGTTCTTTTTTATATAAAACTGCAAGAAATATTGTAATTGATGAGCTGAGAAAAAATAAAAAATTTTCTCATGTTGAATTTTTGGAAGAGACATATTCTATTCCAAAATACGAACAACCTGATGAAATAGTAATAGAAGATAACCAATATAAAAATCTTATGAAAATAGTAAATACTTTACCATCAAGAAGTAAAGAAGCTTTTATTTTTCATGCTATTGATGGATATAGTAGAAAAGAGATAGCTGAAATTATGGGAATAAGCCAAAATGCAGTAGAAAAACATATAACAAGAGCTACTAAAAAATTACAAGAAAAATTAACAAATAAAGTAGGACAACTTGAAAGATAA
- a CDS encoding BaiN/RdsA family NAD(P)/FAD-dependent oxidoreductase: MKIAIIGCGAAGIMAAITAKRLNKDLQIDMFDANKGIGKKILASGNGRCNISNSKITSKNFIGENPEFVNFALKEFDFKAFEKFCKSIGLFLDVKESGKVYPLSNEAKSVINLLELALNELGVNIYLESFVRDIEKVEDKFNIKLDENEYKGYDKVLISNGLGAAPQLNANESGLDFASKFGHSTNPTYPSLVGLQTDNNYNGKLQGVKKECLVSLFVNNNLEEEIFGDVLFTSYGVSGFAILDISQMAVLNLSSYQDVKIAINFFPKLPKNDLADQIQSLLKTVPNQRVVDILTGMVSNKIAPVILDICKINFETKANEINAKQIKAIAYQLNQWKLKIIDTQGFAHAEASGGGVRTVEVDNKTYESKLVSGLYFAGEILDIVGNRGGYNLHFAWASGYLVGKSLGEK, translated from the coding sequence TTGAAAATAGCAATTATTGGTTGCGGTGCAGCTGGAATTATGGCTGCAATTACAGCTAAAAGATTAAATAAAGATTTACAAATAGATATGTTTGATGCAAATAAAGGTATTGGGAAAAAGATTTTAGCTAGTGGAAATGGAAGATGCAATATCTCAAATAGCAAGATAACTTCAAAAAATTTTATAGGTGAAAATCCTGAGTTTGTAAATTTTGCTTTAAAAGAGTTTGATTTTAAAGCCTTTGAAAAATTTTGTAAAAGTATAGGACTTTTTCTTGATGTTAAAGAGAGTGGAAAAGTTTATCCTCTTTCAAATGAAGCAAAATCGGTAATAAATCTTTTGGAGTTGGCTTTAAATGAGTTAGGAGTAAATATTTATTTAGAGAGTTTTGTAAGAGATATTGAAAAAGTTGAAGATAAATTTAATATCAAACTTGATGAAAACGAATACAAAGGTTATGACAAAGTTCTAATTTCAAATGGTTTAGGTGCAGCTCCTCAACTAAATGCAAATGAGAGTGGTTTGGATTTTGCTTCAAAATTTGGACATTCAACTAATCCAACTTATCCATCACTTGTGGGACTTCAAACTGATAACAACTATAATGGAAAACTTCAAGGAGTAAAAAAAGAGTGTTTGGTAAGTTTGTTTGTAAACAACAATTTAGAGGAAGAGATATTTGGAGATGTACTTTTTACAAGTTATGGAGTTTCAGGTTTTGCAATACTTGATATTTCACAAATGGCTGTTTTAAATCTAAGCTCATATCAAGATGTAAAAATCGCTATTAACTTCTTTCCAAAACTTCCTAAAAATGATTTAGCTGACCAAATACAAAGTTTATTAAAAACTGTCCCAAATCAAAGAGTTGTAGATATCTTAACTGGGATGGTTTCAAATAAAATAGCTCCAGTAATACTTGATATTTGTAAAATCAATTTTGAAACAAAAGCAAATGAAATAAATGCAAAACAGATAAAAGCAATAGCTTATCAACTAAATCAATGGAAACTAAAAATCATAGATACTCAAGGTTTTGCCCATGCAGAAGCAAGTGGCGGAGGAGTAAGAACTGTTGAAGTTGATAATAAAACTTATGAGAGTAAGTTGGTAAGTGGTTTATATTTTGCAGGAGAAATTTTAGATATAGTTGGAAATAGGGGAGGGTATAATCTTCATTTTGCGTGGGCGAGTGGGTATCTTGTAGGAAAATCGTTAGGAGAAAAGTAA
- a CDS encoding cupin domain-containing protein, producing MIEKYNIFDEIPIDKNQEIFFEIFKNEKIKIEKIVSNGQKSPENFWYEQEKSEYILLLEGFAILQFEDFEVELKKGDCLNIKAFQKHRVKFTSLDEPTIWFAVFY from the coding sequence TTGATAGAAAAATATAATATATTTGATGAAATTCCTATTGATAAAAATCAAGAAATTTTTTTTGAAATTTTTAAAAATGAGAAGATAAAAATAGAAAAAATTGTTTCAAATGGACAAAAATCACCAGAGAATTTTTGGTATGAACAAGAAAAAAGTGAATATATTTTACTTCTTGAAGGTTTTGCAATTCTACAATTTGAAGATTTTGAAGTTGAACTTAAAAAAGGTGATTGCCTAAATATAAAGGCTTTTCAAAAACATAGAGTAAAATTTACAAGTTTGGATGAACCAACTATTTGGTTTGCAGTATTTTATTAA